Proteins co-encoded in one Anabas testudineus chromosome 8, fAnaTes1.2, whole genome shotgun sequence genomic window:
- the btr02 gene encoding bloodthirsty-related gene family, member 2, with translation MASTISLLPEKHFLCSLCRNIFTNPVTIPCGHSFCLCCLSRYWERHQSKYCPHCKRVFTDRPDLSVNRILADVSENYRKTRPEKPPIEDMVVDVQQMIQERLQKIERLKNSLELQKNFYLKEVRESQKVFSALVLAMEKNHKAVITAIEERQRVEEKRVETLVKELKQEIHELRKEITESDPQIPANADQSDDTKQVDLSAVSNICPSEMKDWSKVTVETDPCVGVTRQALSDIMEKIKLEVNRLSKSELKRIEKYTVDVNLSAKTAHPFLSVSDDRKQVRHTDKLQEVPDHPKRFDRVANVLAKETLDSGRCYWEVEVGEKIEWNLGVVRQSINRKGKFTVCPANGFWTLSLKAGGQYIANTSPVTLLALQQRPRKVGVFVDYTEGRVSFYCAESGVHIYTFTETFNDRLHPFFSPGRLHGGKNAAPLIISSSFCSI, from the exons ATGGCCTCTACCATCAGCCTTCTCCCTGAGAAGCACTTCTTGTGCTCACTCTGTAGAAACATCTTCACCAACCCAGTGACAATACCATGTGGACACAGCTTCTGCTTGTGCTGCCTGAGCCGCTACTGGGAGCGACACCAGTCCAAATACTGCCCCCACTGTAAGAGGGTGTTTACTGACAGGCCTGACCTCAGTGTCAACCGCATTCTGGCAGATGTCTCTGAGAACTATAGGAAGACTCGGCCAGAGAAACCACCTATTGAGGACATG GTTGTAGATGTTCAGCAAATGATTCAAGAAAGGCTTCAGAAGATAGAAAGGTTGAAAAATTCTCTCGAGCTTCAAAAG AACTTTTACCTCAAAGAGGTGCGAGAGAGCCAAAAAGTCTTCTCGGCCCTGGTACTTGCAATGGAGAAGAATCACAAAGCTGTAATTACAGCGAttgaggagagacagagagtggaagagaagagagtagAAACACTGGTGAAAGAGCTCAAACAGGAGATCCACGAGTTGAGGAAAGAGATCACCGAATCTGATCCGCAGATTCCTGCAAACGCGGATCAAAGTGACGACACAAAGCAAGTTGATTTG AGCGCTGTTTCCAACATTTGCCCTTCTGAGATGAAGGACTGGTCCAAGGTTACTGTAGAAACCGACCCTTGTGTTGGCGTCACTAGACAAGCATTGTCAGACATAATGGAAAAGATCAAGTTAGAAGTCAACAGGCTCTCAAAATCTG aactTAAGAGAATAGAGAAATACACAG TGGATGTCAACTTGAGTGCTAAGACAGCACATcctttcctgtctgtctcagaTGACAGAAAGCAAGTGAGACATACAGACAAGCTTCAGGAGGTACCAGACCACCCTAAGCGGTTTGACCGTGTGGCCAACGTGCTGGCCAAAGAAACTCTTGACAGTGGAAGgtgttactgggaggtggaaGTCGGGGAGAAGATTGAGTGGAACCTGGGTGTTGTCAGACAGTCCATAAACAGGAAGGGCAAGTTCACTGTCTGCCCTGCTAACGGTTTCTGGACTTTAAGCCTGAAGGCTGGGGGCCAGTACATTGCCAACACATCTCCCGTCACCCTGTTGGCTCTGCAGCAGAGACCCAGGAaggtgggtgtgtttgtggacTACACAGAAGGCCGTGTTTCCTTCTACTGTGCAGAATCCGGAGTTCACATTTACACCTTCACAGAAACATTCAATGACAGGCTCCATCCATTCTTCAGTCCTGGTCGCCTGCACGGTGGCAAAAATGCTGCTCCATTGATAATCTCTTCCAGTTTTTGCAGCATCTGA
- the cldnk gene encoding claudin k has protein sequence MATTGMQLLGLILSIVGWVGGLVVCAIPLWRVTAFIGNNIVTAQIIWEGLWMNCIVQSTGQIQCKVYDSLLALPSDMQAARGLTVFSILLCGLALAMGVLGVKCTKCIGINSLKARIARISGALFAIAGFLYLVPICWTAHSIIRDFYDPHVAAPHKRELGPALYIGWGASALLLIGGSLLYAGSSPPGIPGSPTFSSGESSPRRGPATQVKGYV, from the coding sequence ATGGCAACCACGGGCATGCAGTTACTGGGCCTGATCCTGTCTATTGTGGGCTGGGTGGGTGGATTAGTAGTCTGTGCCATCCCCCTGTGGAGGGTCACTGCCTTCATTGGTAACAACATAGTGACAGCTCAGATCATTTGGGAGGGCCTTTGGATGAATTGCATTGTGCAGAGCACAGGTCAGATCCAGTGTAAGGTGTACGACAGCTTGTTGGCTCTTCCCAGTGACATGCAAGCTGCCCGGGGCCTCACTGTCTTCTCCATTCTGCTCTGTGGCCTAGCTCTGGCTATGGGGGTCCTAGGAGTCAAGTGCACTAAGTGCATTGGCATAAACAGCCTCAAAGCACGTATTGCTCGCATCTCTGGAGCTCTTTTTGCCATTGCAGGGTTTCTCTACCTTGTGCCCATCTGCTGGACTGCCCACTCCATCATCAGGGATTTTTATGACCCACATGTGGCAGCTCCACACAAGCGTGAGCTTGGTCCGGCCCTGTACATCGGCTGGGGGGCTTCAGCCTTGCTCCTCATTGGAGGGTCTCTGCTTTATGCTGGGTCAAGTCCCCCTGGCATCCCAGGGTCACCCACCTTCAGCAGTGGAGAAAGTAGTCCTCGTAGGGGACCTGCCACACAAGTTAAAGGTTATGTCTAA
- the LOC113157459 gene encoding GTPase IMAP family member 9 — translation LVLQICQMDKRKKGSTTELRLMMVGSSGPSQFLLTNAILGREEFSKDVTSISGSRKSTGELAGRRVALINGPNIYDKDISRAKRKMELRRSKCLCIPGPHAFLAAFDIEKISPNDMRTAKLMKERFGRHCLKHCMVLLACEGNLDEAALEDRVQTNWHLRELIEKYGGRFHFFNKNWRDCSRDRDRELLQKIEWMVASLGGSSFSSRTFQKAEDSVKKEEKRLRKQRAAEIEKVWTEMEKQYLADELYYRKDAYTANVGAEIRAKAEMDNGWLRTSLARGLGTGLVVGAVMGVLVGSIEGPGGMVLYGIIGGAVGGSAGGTAQVAIKHMENRVAPPARLNFNSIFINRFFATPRT, via the exons TGCAAATCTGTCAGATGGATAAAAGGAAGAAAG GCTCTACTACAGAACTGAGGCTCATGATGGTTGGTAGCAGTGGACCTTCTCAGTTTCTGCTAACCAATGCCATACTTGGGAGGGAAGAGTTTTCAAAAGACGTCACCAGCATCTCTGGCAGCAGGAAGAGTACTGGAGAGCTGGCTGGTAGGCGAGTGGCTCTTATCAATGGACCAAACATCTATGACAAAGATATATCTCGAGCCAAGAGGAAAATGGAGCTGAGAAGGTCTAAGTGCTTATGTATCCCAGGTCCCCATGCTTTTCTTGCTGCTTTTGACATCGAGAAAATCTCCCCAAATGACATGAGAACGGCCAAACTGATGAAGGAGCGGTTTGGAAGACACTGTTTAAAGCACTGCATGGTTCTTCTGGCCTGTGAAGGAAATCTGGATGAAGCCGCCCTTGAAGACAGGGTGCAGACCAACTGGCACCTGAGAGAACTGATCGAAAAGTATGGTGGACgctttcactttttcaacaaGAACTGGAGAGATTGCTCCCGGGACCGAGACAGAGAGCTGCTGCAAAAGATAGAGTGGATGGTGGCCTCATTAGGAGGGAGCTCCTTCTCTAGCAGAACCTTCCAGAAAGCCGAAGACAGCgtgaagaaggaggaaaagagactcaggaagcagagagcagcagagatcGAAAAGGTATGGACTGAGATGGAAAAGCAGTACCTAGCAGATGAACTGTATTACAGGAAAGACGCTTACACTGCCAACGTCGGTGCTGAGATCAGAGCCAAAGCAGAGATGGACAATGGCTGGCTCAGAACTTCCCTGGCCAGAGGGCTGGGGACTGGTTTAGTTGTGGGAGCTGTCATGGGAGTACTGGTTGGGTCTATTGAGGGGCCAGGGGGGATGGTTCTTTATGGGATCATAGGTGGTGCAGTTGGAGGATCAGCAGGCGGAACAGCCCAGGTGGCTATAAAGCATATGGAGAACAGAGTGGCCCCACCTGCCAGACTCAACTTTAACTCAATCTTTATCAATCGTTTCTTTGCTACTCCTCGAACATGA